Part of the Gammaproteobacteria bacterium genome is shown below.
GTAACGGATACCGGGCCGAAAGGACCGATTGTTCGAAAACGCCAGGCAAGCAGTTTTGAAAAAGCCAGGCAGGAAGTGCGCAGACTTGGTGGCCATGGCACGGTAACCAGCCGCCTGGTGTTTGCGCCCGACTCAACAGTGCTGGTCTCGGCTTCTGCAAATGGTGCGATCAATCTGTGGAATGTTGCCGATGGCGCAAAGTTGCAGTCTTTCCAGAACCCGGATGCCAATTCCGATGCTGTTGATTTGTCGGCAGATGGACGCTGGCTGGCACGCGCGGACCGGAACAATTCCATTGTCCTGTGGAGCCTTGAGGACAAGCGCGAAGCCCAGCGACTGGTGGCACATATTGCCCCGGTTACCAGGCTGATGTTTTCTCCTGATGCACGAATGCTGGCCTCCTATGACAACAGCGGCCAGTTGTTGTTGTGGAGCCTCAATGATTTCAGTATCAAGCAACGATATCCCATCTATGAGAACCAGGTAACGACCATGGATTTCGGTCCAAACTCCCAGTGGTTTGCTACCGGCGACAGTGGTGGCCAGATCACTTACTGGTCAATTACCGGGCGCAAGGTCGGCGCGGTCCAGGCGCATAACGAGGCGTTGACAGCAATCGCGTTCTCGCCGGCGTCCGATTGGCTGGTTTCTGCAGGCAAGAACGGGTTTCTTAAATTGTGGAGCCTGGCGACCAAGGTCAAGGACATCGAGGTCAAGAATGCACCAAGGGAGAGTACTGACGTTATGTATACGCCAGACGGTTCAGGATTCCTGTTAGCCAGTGATGCAGGTCTGCAATTATGGGACATGGCGTCCGCAAGGGTGGTGCATCAATATGGCAACTTGCCTGCTACGGCAGCGCTTGAGCTGTCCTATGACGGACGAAAGATGGCCGTGGCCGGCAAGGACGGCATCGTTCGCATCCTCCAGTAAGTTGTAGCGATGCGCGTCGGTAGGTGATGAATGCCTAGCGAGCCTGCAGGATACGGCGTTTGATTGTCAGAATTTCACGATCCAGCCCGAGCCTGAATCGCCGGTTGACATAGTCCAGGACCGGCATCACCCGCAAGATAATATTAAGTATATGTGCGTCAATGCGCCCGGGATTGGGGCTGCGCAGTATCATCAACGTCGTTTCCAGGTCCGGCATTTCTGATACTGCCGCGCGAACCGGTTCCGGCTCCCTCTCCTCGTATTCTTCCAGGTGATCGACGATGGTATTGAGCAATTGCTCCTTGCCGATTGGCTTGAGAATAAAATCATTGGCGCCACAAGCGTAGGCATTCTCGCGGGTAATATCGTCTTCCGCACCGGTTATGCAGATAACGGGCAGGTTCTGCATGCCTTCGTCATTGTCAGCGCGAATCTTGCAGATAAGCGAGTAGCCATCCATTTCCGGCATATCAATGTCGGTTACCAGCAGTTCGACGCGGCTGTTGAACTTTAATTGATTCCACGCGCTGACGCCGTTCTCGGCTTCGATAATCTCGAAGCGGTCGCCAAGCATTTTCAGAATGGTTTTTCGAATGACACGAGAATCATCCGCCAGCACGATTACCGGCTTGTCAGCCATAAATTCAGCATCCCGCATTTGTAATTGTTGATTTGACCAGGGTCCCGCCCTCTCTCCAGGCCCCTCGAGAACATAACATGCCAACGCGGGCATGTCTTTGGTTAGGATGTAAAAAGGGCCGCTGTCGCGGCCCGATCACTGCAGCGTGATGCGTGCCTAGTCCAGGGTTCTGACACCATCCTTGCCGCCAAGGATGAGTACGTCTGCAGGACGCATGGCGAACAGGCCGTTAGTAACGACGCCGACAATATTATTGAGACTTTCTTCGAGTTCGACCGGGTTCATGATCTGCATGTGATGCACATCAAGAATCACGTTGCCATTGTCGGTAGTAAAGCCGTCGCGAAGTACCGGTTCGCCACCAAGCTTGACGATTTCCCGGGCAACGTAACTACGGGCCATGGGGATAACCTCAACCGGCAGCGGAAACTTGCCAAGTACATCGACCAGCTTGGATTCGTCGGCGATGCAGACAAACTTTTCACTGGCAGCGGCAACAATTTTCTCGCGCGTCAATGCACCACCACCGCCCTTGATCAGGTGCAGGTGTTTGGTTGATTCGTCAGCACCATCCACATAAAGGCCGAGCCCGCCGGTATCGTTCAGGCTGAGTACGCGGATGCCATGGCTCTTCAGGCGTTCTTCCGAGGCAACGGAGCTGGCCACCGTGCCTTCAATCTTGCCCTTGATGCCGGCAAGTCCGTCGATAAAGTGGTTGGCGGTGGAGCCGGTGCCAATTCCGATAATGGCGCCGGATTCGACGTAGTCGAGAGCGGCCAGTGCCGCTGCTTTTTTCATTTCATCCTGGGTCATGGTCCTGCCTGTATGTTGACTGGTTACATGGGCGGCCAAGCATACCGCCAAACCGCAGTCATAACAAAGCCCCGGTGCAAAAACGGTGGTTTGTCTTTGCAGCCGGCTCTGTTAGATTCGCTCCATGAAAGACAAATACCTGAAACGCATACTGCAAGCCCGTGTCTACGACGTCGCCCGGGAGACCTCGCTGGAGCTGGCGCCGCAGCTGAGCAATCGCCTGGGTAACCAGGTGTGGCTCAAGCGCGAGGACGAGCAGCCGGTCTTTTCGTTCAAGCTTCGTGGCGCCTATAACAAGATGGCCGGGCTTGGCCGTGACCAGTTGAAAAAGGGCGTGGTCGCTGCCTCGGCCGGCAACCATGCCCAGGGCGTGGCGCTGGCCGCCGGGCGCTTGCGTACCCGCGCCACCATTGTCATGCCCAGGACCACGCCATCCATAAAGGTAGAGGCGGTTCGACGCCTGGGCGGCAAGGTGGTATTGCATGGCGACAACTATGACGCAGCCTATGAGCATGCTCGTGAACTGGAAACAAAACGTGGCCTGACCTTTATTCATCCCTTTGATGATCCCGAAGTTATTGCCGGCCAGGGCACTATTGCCATGGAAATGCTGAAGCAGTTTGGTGGTGACATAGAGGCAGTATTTGTCCCGGTTGGCGGCGGCGGACTCATTGCCGGTATTGCTGCCTATATCAAGGCCTTGCGGCCCGAGATCAAGGTGATTGGCGTTGAGCCTGAAGATGCCGACGCCATGTACCAGTCGCTGAAGCAGGGAAAACGCATTACGCTCGACCGAGTTGGTATTTTTGCCGATGGCGTTGCCGTTCGCCAGGTAGGCAAGGAAACGCTAAAGCTTTGCCAGGAGCTCGTTGATGATGTTGTCGTTGTATCCAATGACGAGATCTGCGCAGCTATCAAGGATGTGTTCGAGGATACGCGCACGTTGATGGAACCGGCCGGGGCATTATCTGTTGCCGGCATGAAAGCCTATATCAAGCAGCACAAGACCAGGAATGCCAACCTGGTCGCCGTTACGTCCGGTGCCAACGTGAATTTTGATCGGCTGCGTCACGTTGCCGAGCGCGCTGAAATCGGTGAGCGTCGCGAAGCCGTGCTGGCAGTGACCATCCCGGAGAAGCCCGGAAGCTTCAAGAAGTTTTGTTCACTGCTGGGCGGTCACGGTATTACCGAGTTCAATTACCGTTATGCGGATTCGAAACGGGCACACGTGTTTGCCGGCCTGCAGATTGCCGACGACAAGGAATTAAGGAGCGTGATGACCCGGTTACGCAAGCACGGTTACGAGATCATGGACCTGACCGATAACGAGATGGCCAAGCTTCATATTCGTTATATGGTCGGTGGTCGTGCTCCCCAGGCCGAGCATGAGATTGTCTATCGCTTCCAGTTTCCGGAGCGGCCCGGCGCCTTGTTGAA
Proteins encoded:
- a CDS encoding response regulator; translation: MADKPVIVLADDSRVIRKTILKMLGDRFEIIEAENGVSAWNQLKFNSRVELLVTDIDMPEMDGYSLICKIRADNDEGMQNLPVICITGAEDDITRENAYACGANDFILKPIGKEQLLNTIVDHLEEYEEREPEPVRAAVSEMPDLETTLMILRSPNPGRIDAHILNIILRVMPVLDYVNRRFRLGLDREILTIKRRILQAR
- the rpiA gene encoding ribose-5-phosphate isomerase RpiA encodes the protein MTQDEMKKAAALAALDYVESGAIIGIGTGSTANHFIDGLAGIKGKIEGTVASSVASEERLKSHGIRVLSLNDTGGLGLYVDGADESTKHLHLIKGGGGALTREKIVAAASEKFVCIADESKLVDVLGKFPLPVEVIPMARSYVAREIVKLGGEPVLRDGFTTDNGNVILDVHHMQIMNPVELEESLNNIVGVVTNGLFAMRPADVLILGGKDGVRTLD
- the ilvA gene encoding threonine ammonia-lyase, biosynthetic, producing MKDKYLKRILQARVYDVARETSLELAPQLSNRLGNQVWLKREDEQPVFSFKLRGAYNKMAGLGRDQLKKGVVAASAGNHAQGVALAAGRLRTRATIVMPRTTPSIKVEAVRRLGGKVVLHGDNYDAAYEHARELETKRGLTFIHPFDDPEVIAGQGTIAMEMLKQFGGDIEAVFVPVGGGGLIAGIAAYIKALRPEIKVIGVEPEDADAMYQSLKQGKRITLDRVGIFADGVAVRQVGKETLKLCQELVDDVVVVSNDEICAAIKDVFEDTRTLMEPAGALSVAGMKAYIKQHKTRNANLVAVTSGANVNFDRLRHVAERAEIGERREAVLAVTIPEKPGSFKKFCSLLGGHGITEFNYRYADSKRAHVFAGLQIADDKELRSVMTRLRKHGYEIMDLTDNEMAKLHIRYMVGGRAPQAEHEIVYRFQFPERPGALLNFLRKMGEGWNISLFHYRNHGADYGRVLVGMQVPPADKKKFDEFLRNLEYKYTEETDNPAYQLFLAD